The following are encoded together in the Osmia lignaria lignaria isolate PbOS001 chromosome 13, iyOsmLign1, whole genome shotgun sequence genome:
- the B52 gene encoding serine and arginine rich splicing factor B52 isoform X14, whose product MVGTRVYVGGLPYGTRERDLERFFRGYGRFRDVLIKNGYGFVEFDDYRDADDAVYELNGKELLGERITVERARGTPRGSDQWRYGDSRGGYGDSRRSAYGPPTRTEYRLIVENLSSRVSWQDLKDYMRHAGEVTYADAHKQRRNEGVVEFATYSDLKNAIDKLDDTELNGRRIRLIEDKRRGRRSRSSSSRSRSRSRSRSRRRSRSRSRSRRSSRSRSRRSSRSKSRAHSKSKSKSKSKSPERSRSRSKSKSRDRSKSKSKSKSKSRSRSRSKAERSKSRSQSKSKAKSPSNSSSRDRSSRERSRGDRSRSRSGSKHSKSRSLSRSPMNGDKSPENNKQKAD is encoded by the exons ATGGTAGGGACAAGGGTCTATGTCGGTGGGCTTCCATACGGCACCAGGGAAAGAGACCTTGAGAGATTTTTCAGAGGCTACGGTCGATTCCGTGATGTCCTCATCAAGAATGGTTACGGTTTTGTT GAATTCGACGACTATAGGGATGCAGATGATGCCGTTTACGAGCTCAATGGAAAGGAGCTTCTAGGAGAAAG AATTACTGTAGAGAGGGCCCGGGGGACACCTAGGGGTAGTGACCAGTGGCGCTATGGTGACTCCCGTGGTGGTTATGGGGACTCGAGGCGATCTGC atATGGACCACCAACACGCACCGAGTATCGCCTTATCGTGGAAAATCTGTCGAGTCGTGTCAGCTGGCAG GATTTGAAGGATTATATGAGACATGCTGGAGAAGTGACATACGCAGATGCACACAAACAGCGTAGAAACGAAGG AGTTGTAGAATTCGCAACATACTCTGACCTGAAGAACGCCATCGACAAATTGGATGACACAGAATTGAACGGACGAAGAATCAGACTTATCGAAGACAAGAGACGCGGTCGTCGCTCCAGGTCCTCGAGTTCGAGATCAAGGTCAAGGTCACGGTCTCGATCTCGTCGTCGATCACGCTCCCGCTCAAg GAGTCGTCGCAGCTCTCGTAGTCGTAGCCGTCGCAGCAGCCGTTCCAAATCAAGGGCACATTCTAAATCTAAATCAAAGTCTAAATCCAAATCCCCTGAACGTAGCCGTTCTCGTTCCAAATCCAA ATCAAGAGACCGCTCAAAGTCGAAATCTAAGTCAAAGTCCAAATCCAGATCTCGTTCTAGGTCCAAGGCTGAGAGGTCAAAGTCCAGGTCGCAGTCCAAATCCAAAGCCAAGTCTCCCTCAAA TTCTTCTTCCAGAGATAGATCTAGTCGCGAAAGATCGAGGGGCGACAGATCGAGGTCCCGATCAGGAAGTAAACATAGCAAAAGCCGTAGCCTTTCTCGTTCGCCAATGAACGGAGATAAATCACCTGAAAATAATAAACAGAAAGCTGATTAA
- the B52 gene encoding serine and arginine rich splicing factor B52 isoform X9 codes for MVGTRVYVGGLPYGTRERDLERFFRGYGRFRDVLIKNGYGFVEFDDYRDADDAVYELNGKELLGERITVERARGTPRGSDQWRYGDSRGGYGDSRRSARDDMRHDRYGPPTRTEYRLIVENLSSRVSWQDLKDYMRHAGEVTYADAHKQRRNEGVVEFATYSDLKNAIDKLDDTELNGRRIRLIEDKRRGRRSRSSSSRSRSRSRSRSRRRSRSRSRSRRSSRSRSRRSSRSKSRAHSKSKSKSKSKSPERSRSRSKSKSRDRSKSKSKSKSKSRSRSRSKAERSKSRSQSKSKAKSPSNSSSRDRSSRERSRGDRSRSRSGSKHSKSRSLSRSPMNGDKSPENNKQKAD; via the exons ATGGTAGGGACAAGGGTCTATGTCGGTGGGCTTCCATACGGCACCAGGGAAAGAGACCTTGAGAGATTTTTCAGAGGCTACGGTCGATTCCGTGATGTCCTCATCAAGAATGGTTACGGTTTTGTT GAATTCGACGACTATAGGGATGCAGATGATGCCGTTTACGAGCTCAATGGAAAGGAGCTTCTAGGAGAAAG AATTACTGTAGAGAGGGCCCGGGGGACACCTAGGGGTAGTGACCAGTGGCGCTATGGTGACTCCCGTGGTGGTTATGGGGACTCGAGGCGATCTGC CCGAGACGATATGCGGCACGACAG atATGGACCACCAACACGCACCGAGTATCGCCTTATCGTGGAAAATCTGTCGAGTCGTGTCAGCTGGCAG GATTTGAAGGATTATATGAGACATGCTGGAGAAGTGACATACGCAGATGCACACAAACAGCGTAGAAACGAAGG AGTTGTAGAATTCGCAACATACTCTGACCTGAAGAACGCCATCGACAAATTGGATGACACAGAATTGAACGGACGAAGAATCAGACTTATCGAAGACAAGAGACGCGGTCGTCGCTCCAGGTCCTCGAGTTCGAGATCAAGGTCAAGGTCACGGTCTCGATCTCGTCGTCGATCACGCTCCCGCTCAAg GAGTCGTCGCAGCTCTCGTAGTCGTAGCCGTCGCAGCAGCCGTTCCAAATCAAGGGCACATTCTAAATCTAAATCAAAGTCTAAATCCAAATCCCCTGAACGTAGCCGTTCTCGTTCCAAATCCAA ATCAAGAGACCGCTCAAAGTCGAAATCTAAGTCAAAGTCCAAATCCAGATCTCGTTCTAGGTCCAAGGCTGAGAGGTCAAAGTCCAGGTCGCAGTCCAAATCCAAAGCCAAGTCTCCCTCAAA TTCTTCTTCCAGAGATAGATCTAGTCGCGAAAGATCGAGGGGCGACAGATCGAGGTCCCGATCAGGAAGTAAACATAGCAAAAGCCGTAGCCTTTCTCGTTCGCCAATGAACGGAGATAAATCACCTGAAAATAATAAACAGAAAGCTGATTAA
- the B52 gene encoding serine and arginine rich splicing factor B52 isoform X1, translating to MVGTRVYVGGLPYGTRERDLERFFRGYGRFRDVLIKNGYGFVEFDDYRDADDAVYELNGKELLGERITVERARGTPRGSDQWRYGDSRGGYGDSRRSARDDMRHDRDSVNRNTRTASSYKQSLPRYGPPTRTEYRLIVENLSSRVSWQDLKDYMRHAGEVTYADAHKQRRNEGVVEFATYSDLKNAIDKLDDTELNGRRIRLIEDKRRGRRSRSSSSRSRSRSRSRSRRRSRSRSRSRRSSRSRSRRSSRSKSRAHSKSKSKSKSKSPERSRSRSKSKSRDRSKSKSKSKSKSRSRSRSKAERSKSRSQSKSKAKSPSNSSSRDRSSRERSRGDRSRSRSGSKHSKSRSLSRSPMNGDKSPENNKQKAD from the exons ATGGTAGGGACAAGGGTCTATGTCGGTGGGCTTCCATACGGCACCAGGGAAAGAGACCTTGAGAGATTTTTCAGAGGCTACGGTCGATTCCGTGATGTCCTCATCAAGAATGGTTACGGTTTTGTT GAATTCGACGACTATAGGGATGCAGATGATGCCGTTTACGAGCTCAATGGAAAGGAGCTTCTAGGAGAAAG AATTACTGTAGAGAGGGCCCGGGGGACACCTAGGGGTAGTGACCAGTGGCGCTATGGTGACTCCCGTGGTGGTTATGGGGACTCGAGGCGATCTGC CCGAGACGATATGCGGCACGACAG AGATAGTGTGAACAGAAACACGAGGACTGCATCTAGCTACAAGCAATCATTGCCCAG atATGGACCACCAACACGCACCGAGTATCGCCTTATCGTGGAAAATCTGTCGAGTCGTGTCAGCTGGCAG GATTTGAAGGATTATATGAGACATGCTGGAGAAGTGACATACGCAGATGCACACAAACAGCGTAGAAACGAAGG AGTTGTAGAATTCGCAACATACTCTGACCTGAAGAACGCCATCGACAAATTGGATGACACAGAATTGAACGGACGAAGAATCAGACTTATCGAAGACAAGAGACGCGGTCGTCGCTCCAGGTCCTCGAGTTCGAGATCAAGGTCAAGGTCACGGTCTCGATCTCGTCGTCGATCACGCTCCCGCTCAAg GAGTCGTCGCAGCTCTCGTAGTCGTAGCCGTCGCAGCAGCCGTTCCAAATCAAGGGCACATTCTAAATCTAAATCAAAGTCTAAATCCAAATCCCCTGAACGTAGCCGTTCTCGTTCCAAATCCAA ATCAAGAGACCGCTCAAAGTCGAAATCTAAGTCAAAGTCCAAATCCAGATCTCGTTCTAGGTCCAAGGCTGAGAGGTCAAAGTCCAGGTCGCAGTCCAAATCCAAAGCCAAGTCTCCCTCAAA TTCTTCTTCCAGAGATAGATCTAGTCGCGAAAGATCGAGGGGCGACAGATCGAGGTCCCGATCAGGAAGTAAACATAGCAAAAGCCGTAGCCTTTCTCGTTCGCCAATGAACGGAGATAAATCACCTGAAAATAATAAACAGAAAGCTGATTAA
- the B52 gene encoding serine and arginine rich splicing factor B52 isoform X10 — MVGTRVYVGGLPYGTRERDLERFFRGYGRFRDVLIKNGYGFVEFDDYRDADDAVYELNGKELLGERITVERARGTPRGSDQWRYGDSRGGYGDSRRSARDDMRHDRDSVNRNTRTASSYKQSLPRYGPPTRTEYRLIVENLSSRVSWQDLKDYMRHAGEVTYADAHKQRRNEGVVEFATYSDLKNAIDKLDDTELNGRRIRLIEDKRRGRRSRSSSSRSRSRSRSRSRRRSRSRSRSRRSSRSRSRRSSRSKSRAHSKSKSKSKSKSPERSRSRSKSKSKAERSKSRSQSKSKAKSPSNSSSRDRSSRERSRGDRSRSRSGSKHSKSRSLSRSPMNGDKSPENNKQKAD; from the exons ATGGTAGGGACAAGGGTCTATGTCGGTGGGCTTCCATACGGCACCAGGGAAAGAGACCTTGAGAGATTTTTCAGAGGCTACGGTCGATTCCGTGATGTCCTCATCAAGAATGGTTACGGTTTTGTT GAATTCGACGACTATAGGGATGCAGATGATGCCGTTTACGAGCTCAATGGAAAGGAGCTTCTAGGAGAAAG AATTACTGTAGAGAGGGCCCGGGGGACACCTAGGGGTAGTGACCAGTGGCGCTATGGTGACTCCCGTGGTGGTTATGGGGACTCGAGGCGATCTGC CCGAGACGATATGCGGCACGACAG AGATAGTGTGAACAGAAACACGAGGACTGCATCTAGCTACAAGCAATCATTGCCCAG atATGGACCACCAACACGCACCGAGTATCGCCTTATCGTGGAAAATCTGTCGAGTCGTGTCAGCTGGCAG GATTTGAAGGATTATATGAGACATGCTGGAGAAGTGACATACGCAGATGCACACAAACAGCGTAGAAACGAAGG AGTTGTAGAATTCGCAACATACTCTGACCTGAAGAACGCCATCGACAAATTGGATGACACAGAATTGAACGGACGAAGAATCAGACTTATCGAAGACAAGAGACGCGGTCGTCGCTCCAGGTCCTCGAGTTCGAGATCAAGGTCAAGGTCACGGTCTCGATCTCGTCGTCGATCACGCTCCCGCTCAAg GAGTCGTCGCAGCTCTCGTAGTCGTAGCCGTCGCAGCAGCCGTTCCAAATCAAGGGCACATTCTAAATCTAAATCAAAGTCTAAATCCAAATCCCCTGAACGTAGCCGTTCTCGTTCCAAATCCAA GTCCAAGGCTGAGAGGTCAAAGTCCAGGTCGCAGTCCAAATCCAAAGCCAAGTCTCCCTCAAA TTCTTCTTCCAGAGATAGATCTAGTCGCGAAAGATCGAGGGGCGACAGATCGAGGTCCCGATCAGGAAGTAAACATAGCAAAAGCCGTAGCCTTTCTCGTTCGCCAATGAACGGAGATAAATCACCTGAAAATAATAAACAGAAAGCTGATTAA
- the B52 gene encoding serine and arginine rich splicing factor B52 isoform X13 gives MVGTRVYVGGLPYGTRERDLERFFRGYGRFRDVLIKNGYGFVEFDDYRDADDAVYELNGKELLGERITVERARGTPRGSDQWRYGDSRGGYGDSRRSARDDMRHDRDSVNRNTRTASSYKQSLPRYGPPTRTEYRLIVENLSSRVSWQDLKDYMRHAGEVTYADAHKQRRNEGVVEFATYSDLKNAIDKLDDTELNGRRIRLIEDKRRGRRSRSSSSRSRSRSRSRSRRRSRSRSRSRRSSRSRSRRSSRSKSRAHSKSKSKSKSKSPERSRSRSKSKSKAERSKSRSQSKSKAKSPSKDRSSRERSRGDRSRSRSGSKHSKSRSLSRSPMNGDKSPENNKQKAD, from the exons ATGGTAGGGACAAGGGTCTATGTCGGTGGGCTTCCATACGGCACCAGGGAAAGAGACCTTGAGAGATTTTTCAGAGGCTACGGTCGATTCCGTGATGTCCTCATCAAGAATGGTTACGGTTTTGTT GAATTCGACGACTATAGGGATGCAGATGATGCCGTTTACGAGCTCAATGGAAAGGAGCTTCTAGGAGAAAG AATTACTGTAGAGAGGGCCCGGGGGACACCTAGGGGTAGTGACCAGTGGCGCTATGGTGACTCCCGTGGTGGTTATGGGGACTCGAGGCGATCTGC CCGAGACGATATGCGGCACGACAG AGATAGTGTGAACAGAAACACGAGGACTGCATCTAGCTACAAGCAATCATTGCCCAG atATGGACCACCAACACGCACCGAGTATCGCCTTATCGTGGAAAATCTGTCGAGTCGTGTCAGCTGGCAG GATTTGAAGGATTATATGAGACATGCTGGAGAAGTGACATACGCAGATGCACACAAACAGCGTAGAAACGAAGG AGTTGTAGAATTCGCAACATACTCTGACCTGAAGAACGCCATCGACAAATTGGATGACACAGAATTGAACGGACGAAGAATCAGACTTATCGAAGACAAGAGACGCGGTCGTCGCTCCAGGTCCTCGAGTTCGAGATCAAGGTCAAGGTCACGGTCTCGATCTCGTCGTCGATCACGCTCCCGCTCAAg GAGTCGTCGCAGCTCTCGTAGTCGTAGCCGTCGCAGCAGCCGTTCCAAATCAAGGGCACATTCTAAATCTAAATCAAAGTCTAAATCCAAATCCCCTGAACGTAGCCGTTCTCGTTCCAAATCCAA GTCCAAGGCTGAGAGGTCAAAGTCCAGGTCGCAGTCCAAATCCAAAGCCAAGTCTCCCTCAAA AGATAGATCTAGTCGCGAAAGATCGAGGGGCGACAGATCGAGGTCCCGATCAGGAAGTAAACATAGCAAAAGCCGTAGCCTTTCTCGTTCGCCAATGAACGGAGATAAATCACCTGAAAATAATAAACAGAAAGCTGATTAA
- the B52 gene encoding serine and arginine rich splicing factor B52 isoform X16, with amino-acid sequence MVGTRVYVGGLPYGTRERDLERFFRGYGRFRDVLIKNGYGFVEFDDYRDADDAVYELNGKELLGERITVERARGTPRGSDQWRYGDSRGGYGDSRRSARDDMRHDRDSVNRNTRTASSYKQSLPRYGPPTRTEYRLIVENLSSRVSWQDLKDYMRHAGEVTYADAHKQRRNEGVVEFATYSDLKNAIDKLDDTELNGRRIRLIEDKRRGRRSRSSSSRSRSRSRSRSRRRSRSRSRSRRSSRSRSRRSSRSKSRAHSKSKSKSKSKSPERSRSRSKSKDRSSRERSRGDRSRSRSGSKHSKSRSLSRSPMNGDKSPENNKQKAD; translated from the exons ATGGTAGGGACAAGGGTCTATGTCGGTGGGCTTCCATACGGCACCAGGGAAAGAGACCTTGAGAGATTTTTCAGAGGCTACGGTCGATTCCGTGATGTCCTCATCAAGAATGGTTACGGTTTTGTT GAATTCGACGACTATAGGGATGCAGATGATGCCGTTTACGAGCTCAATGGAAAGGAGCTTCTAGGAGAAAG AATTACTGTAGAGAGGGCCCGGGGGACACCTAGGGGTAGTGACCAGTGGCGCTATGGTGACTCCCGTGGTGGTTATGGGGACTCGAGGCGATCTGC CCGAGACGATATGCGGCACGACAG AGATAGTGTGAACAGAAACACGAGGACTGCATCTAGCTACAAGCAATCATTGCCCAG atATGGACCACCAACACGCACCGAGTATCGCCTTATCGTGGAAAATCTGTCGAGTCGTGTCAGCTGGCAG GATTTGAAGGATTATATGAGACATGCTGGAGAAGTGACATACGCAGATGCACACAAACAGCGTAGAAACGAAGG AGTTGTAGAATTCGCAACATACTCTGACCTGAAGAACGCCATCGACAAATTGGATGACACAGAATTGAACGGACGAAGAATCAGACTTATCGAAGACAAGAGACGCGGTCGTCGCTCCAGGTCCTCGAGTTCGAGATCAAGGTCAAGGTCACGGTCTCGATCTCGTCGTCGATCACGCTCCCGCTCAAg GAGTCGTCGCAGCTCTCGTAGTCGTAGCCGTCGCAGCAGCCGTTCCAAATCAAGGGCACATTCTAAATCTAAATCAAAGTCTAAATCCAAATCCCCTGAACGTAGCCGTTCTCGTTCCAAATCCAA AGATAGATCTAGTCGCGAAAGATCGAGGGGCGACAGATCGAGGTCCCGATCAGGAAGTAAACATAGCAAAAGCCGTAGCCTTTCTCGTTCGCCAATGAACGGAGATAAATCACCTGAAAATAATAAACAGAAAGCTGATTAA
- the B52 gene encoding serine and arginine rich splicing factor B52 isoform X3 yields MVGTRVYVGGLPYGTRERDLERFFRGYGRFRDVLIKNGYGFVEFDDYRDADDAVYELNGKELLGERITVERARGTPRGSDQWRYGDSRGGYGDSRRSARDDMRHDRDSVNRNTRTASSYKQSLPRYGPPTRTEYRLIVENLSSRVSWQDLKDYMRHAGEVTYADAHKQRRNEGVVEFATYSDLKNAIDKLDDTELNGRRIRLIEDKRRGRRSRSSSSRSRSRSRSRSRRRSRSRSRSRRSSRSRSRRSSRSKSRAHSKSKSKSKSKSPERSRSRSKSKSRDRSKSKSKSKSKSRSRSRSKAERSKSRSQSKSKAKSPSKDRSSRERSRGDRSRSRSGSKHSKSRSLSRSPMNGDKSPENNKQKAD; encoded by the exons ATGGTAGGGACAAGGGTCTATGTCGGTGGGCTTCCATACGGCACCAGGGAAAGAGACCTTGAGAGATTTTTCAGAGGCTACGGTCGATTCCGTGATGTCCTCATCAAGAATGGTTACGGTTTTGTT GAATTCGACGACTATAGGGATGCAGATGATGCCGTTTACGAGCTCAATGGAAAGGAGCTTCTAGGAGAAAG AATTACTGTAGAGAGGGCCCGGGGGACACCTAGGGGTAGTGACCAGTGGCGCTATGGTGACTCCCGTGGTGGTTATGGGGACTCGAGGCGATCTGC CCGAGACGATATGCGGCACGACAG AGATAGTGTGAACAGAAACACGAGGACTGCATCTAGCTACAAGCAATCATTGCCCAG atATGGACCACCAACACGCACCGAGTATCGCCTTATCGTGGAAAATCTGTCGAGTCGTGTCAGCTGGCAG GATTTGAAGGATTATATGAGACATGCTGGAGAAGTGACATACGCAGATGCACACAAACAGCGTAGAAACGAAGG AGTTGTAGAATTCGCAACATACTCTGACCTGAAGAACGCCATCGACAAATTGGATGACACAGAATTGAACGGACGAAGAATCAGACTTATCGAAGACAAGAGACGCGGTCGTCGCTCCAGGTCCTCGAGTTCGAGATCAAGGTCAAGGTCACGGTCTCGATCTCGTCGTCGATCACGCTCCCGCTCAAg GAGTCGTCGCAGCTCTCGTAGTCGTAGCCGTCGCAGCAGCCGTTCCAAATCAAGGGCACATTCTAAATCTAAATCAAAGTCTAAATCCAAATCCCCTGAACGTAGCCGTTCTCGTTCCAAATCCAA ATCAAGAGACCGCTCAAAGTCGAAATCTAAGTCAAAGTCCAAATCCAGATCTCGTTCTAGGTCCAAGGCTGAGAGGTCAAAGTCCAGGTCGCAGTCCAAATCCAAAGCCAAGTCTCCCTCAAA AGATAGATCTAGTCGCGAAAGATCGAGGGGCGACAGATCGAGGTCCCGATCAGGAAGTAAACATAGCAAAAGCCGTAGCCTTTCTCGTTCGCCAATGAACGGAGATAAATCACCTGAAAATAATAAACAGAAAGCTGATTAA